In Halorhabdus rudnickae, the following proteins share a genomic window:
- a CDS encoding 3-hydroxyacyl-CoA dehydrogenase NAD-binding domain-containing protein, with protein sequence MNVAIIGTEEAARQFAKAAVSGTARSGHGTGEAAGDPPAISLCGSEATAVMDAIDAIEEALGAAAEPQPAARLDRIDGTTDLETAVDGADVVIETRGGDIETVRDRLAAIEEEIGADAMLGTCVDRAEMTAIAVGLERPGRAVGLSTVTTDGEPGVIEIVRADQTDNRTVETAAGFVRELG encoded by the coding sequence ATGAACGTCGCGATCATCGGCACCGAGGAGGCTGCCAGACAGTTCGCGAAAGCGGCCGTCTCGGGAACGGCCCGATCCGGACACGGGACCGGTGAGGCCGCCGGGGATCCGCCCGCGATCAGCCTCTGTGGATCGGAGGCGACCGCCGTCATGGACGCCATCGACGCGATCGAGGAGGCACTCGGCGCGGCCGCCGAGCCCCAGCCTGCGGCCCGCCTCGATCGGATCGACGGCACGACCGACCTCGAAACTGCCGTCGACGGGGCCGATGTCGTGATCGAAACCCGGGGCGGCGACATCGAAACTGTTCGGGACCGACTGGCCGCGATCGAGGAGGAAATCGGTGCCGACGCCATGCTCGGGACCTGCGTCGACCGGGCGGAGATGACAGCGATCGCGGTCGGCCTCGAACGGCCTGGGCGGGCCGTGGGGCTATCGACGGTCACGACCGACGGCGAGCCGGGCGTGATCGAGATCGTCCGCGCCGATCAGACCGACAATCGGACGGTCGAGACCGCCGCCGGGTTCGTCCGGGAACTCGGCTAG
- a CDS encoding bacteriorhodopsin: MIEIDITLWFTLGTLGMALGSIGLAYGFVVLPREWYRTYADVVIVTLIATVAYGLMALGIGALDASAGTAVFIPRYVDWLLTTPLHVLFIAVIAGASRRVIGAAVGLQAATIVFGFIGALLATPLKEIFFLAGSLAFVGVVYLLVVEASDSAEDLSVVQAGLYRKLRNFVIVLWLVYPIIWVLAPTGYGLMDAETSSLVITYIDVVAKVGFGLIALNGLRALQSTDVDPETFVHPLAVSE, encoded by the coding sequence ATGATCGAGATCGACATCACACTCTGGTTCACGCTGGGCACGCTCGGGATGGCACTGGGAAGCATCGGACTCGCCTACGGGTTCGTCGTCCTGCCCCGCGAGTGGTACCGTACGTACGCTGACGTGGTGATCGTCACGCTCATCGCGACGGTCGCCTACGGACTGATGGCACTCGGGATCGGCGCACTCGATGCAAGCGCCGGGACGGCAGTGTTCATCCCCCGCTACGTCGACTGGTTGCTGACGACGCCGCTGCACGTCCTGTTCATCGCCGTGATAGCCGGTGCCAGCCGACGGGTGATCGGGGCGGCGGTCGGTCTGCAGGCTGCGACAATTGTGTTCGGGTTCATCGGGGCACTGCTCGCCACGCCGTTAAAAGAGATATTCTTCCTTGCGGGCAGCCTGGCGTTCGTCGGCGTCGTCTACCTGCTGGTCGTGGAGGCGTCCGACAGCGCCGAGGACCTATCGGTCGTGCAGGCCGGCCTCTACCGGAAGCTCCGGAACTTCGTCATCGTCCTCTGGCTGGTCTATCCGATCATCTGGGTGCTGGCTCCGACAGGGTACGGATTGATGGACGCCGAGACGAGTTCGCTGGTCATCACGTACATCGACGTGGTGGCGAAGGTCGGCTTCGGGCTGATCGCGTTGAACGGGCTTCGGGCGCTCCAATCGACCGATGTCGACCCCGAGACGTTCGTACACCCGCTAGCTGTGAGTGAGTGA
- a CDS encoding methyl-accepting chemotaxis protein, with the protein MSGDSSGLLPAIVRERYTARLGVALAFAILVMLAFGVVISAQTSGELRDDVERDLTGQANAQAAHLDTWVSAVTDDVRTTSKLPVFASDDVDRIKPALDRMIESENVPKDVVAVHYLNTAEMEFLTSSSDEMVGLDPAQQGAAFATDPPTFDGPDDVHVTDPFSVPIVDHPIVAVISPVEGAEDRALVYMVDLEKRAEGLAGENDTSTVVVNEAGEYVAHPNASKILTTSGHDVGSLSAGDVAFDREGETVMGMAKLSTLEWTVMTHMPADRAYALTNQINADLLGLVLLAIINLGLIGVTVGSNTALSLRQLANRAEAMGRGDLDVDLTSERDDEIGSLYAALSDMRDSLREQIAAAESAREEAESAQEDAESARKEAEREREEMEALSSHLETKAAEYGAVLDDVADGDLTRRVDPESDNEAMQTVGEELNEALAALEATVADVEAFADEVARSSDTVRRNADQVSEASEQVSQSIEEIFDGASEQSERLQDIADEMENLSASAQQVASSAQEVASTSREAAEVGETGQQAAKEAITEMNAIEEETERTRQAINELDDDVEEISEIVDLITQIVDQTNMLAINASIEAAHSGGGEGFAVVADEIKELAEETKDAAGDIEARIEAIQDQAGETVETMESTSERMSEGVETVTEAVESLETIVEHAEEADRGIQEIDDATEDQAHTAQQVMTMVDDLAAISQQTTREADTVASAADEQTDSIAEVSESAGELRQRSDELESLLARFEVDRSGADNARTATAMED; encoded by the coding sequence ATGTCAGGCGATAGCTCTGGTTTACTCCCCGCCATCGTCCGCGAGCGATACACCGCGCGATTGGGTGTCGCGCTCGCGTTTGCGATCCTCGTAATGCTCGCGTTTGGCGTGGTGATCAGCGCGCAGACATCGGGTGAACTCCGGGACGATGTCGAACGCGATCTCACGGGTCAGGCCAACGCCCAGGCTGCCCACCTCGACACGTGGGTGTCGGCCGTGACGGATGACGTGCGGACGACATCGAAACTGCCCGTGTTTGCGTCCGACGACGTCGACCGGATCAAGCCGGCTCTCGATCGGATGATCGAGAGCGAGAACGTCCCGAAAGACGTGGTCGCCGTCCACTATCTGAACACGGCCGAGATGGAATTTCTGACCAGTTCGAGCGACGAGATGGTCGGCCTCGATCCGGCCCAGCAGGGTGCCGCATTCGCCACCGACCCGCCGACGTTCGATGGACCCGACGACGTCCACGTCACTGACCCGTTCTCGGTCCCGATCGTCGATCACCCGATCGTCGCCGTGATCTCGCCCGTCGAGGGGGCCGAGGACCGCGCACTCGTCTACATGGTCGACCTGGAGAAACGCGCGGAAGGACTCGCCGGTGAGAACGACACGTCGACTGTCGTCGTCAATGAGGCAGGCGAGTACGTGGCCCACCCCAATGCGAGCAAGATCTTGACCACATCGGGACACGACGTCGGAAGCCTCTCGGCCGGCGACGTTGCCTTCGACCGCGAGGGCGAGACGGTCATGGGGATGGCAAAGCTGTCGACGCTGGAGTGGACGGTAATGACGCACATGCCCGCCGATCGGGCGTACGCGCTCACGAACCAGATCAACGCCGACCTGCTCGGTCTGGTGTTGCTGGCGATCATCAACCTCGGGCTGATCGGCGTCACCGTCGGATCGAACACGGCGCTTTCTCTCCGACAGCTGGCCAATCGGGCGGAAGCGATGGGCAGGGGCGATCTCGACGTCGACCTCACGAGCGAACGCGACGACGAGATCGGATCGCTGTACGCAGCCCTTTCGGACATGCGCGACTCGTTACGCGAGCAGATCGCTGCAGCCGAGTCGGCCCGGGAGGAAGCCGAATCCGCCCAAGAGGACGCCGAATCGGCCCGAAAGGAGGCCGAACGAGAACGCGAGGAAATGGAGGCACTGTCTTCACACTTGGAGACCAAAGCCGCCGAGTACGGGGCCGTCCTCGACGATGTCGCCGACGGTGATCTCACCCGCCGAGTGGACCCCGAAAGCGACAACGAGGCGATGCAGACCGTCGGGGAAGAGCTCAACGAGGCGCTCGCGGCTCTCGAGGCGACTGTCGCGGACGTCGAGGCATTCGCCGACGAGGTAGCTCGTTCGAGTGACACGGTCCGGCGCAACGCCGACCAGGTGAGCGAAGCCAGCGAGCAAGTCAGCCAGTCGATCGAGGAGATCTTCGACGGCGCCAGCGAACAGAGCGAGCGCCTCCAGGACATCGCGGACGAGATGGAGAACCTTTCGGCGTCGGCCCAGCAAGTCGCCAGTTCCGCCCAGGAGGTCGCTTCCACCTCCCGGGAGGCCGCCGAGGTCGGCGAGACCGGTCAACAGGCCGCCAAGGAGGCCATCACGGAGATGAACGCCATCGAGGAAGAGACCGAACGCACCAGACAGGCGATCAACGAACTCGACGACGACGTCGAGGAGATCAGCGAGATCGTCGACCTGATCACACAGATCGTCGACCAGACGAACATGCTGGCGATCAACGCCTCGATCGAGGCGGCCCACTCGGGCGGCGGCGAAGGCTTCGCCGTGGTCGCCGACGAGATCAAGGAACTGGCCGAAGAGACCAAAGACGCTGCCGGCGACATCGAGGCCCGTATCGAGGCTATCCAGGACCAGGCCGGCGAAACAGTCGAGACGATGGAGTCAACGAGTGAACGGATGAGCGAAGGGGTCGAAACCGTCACTGAAGCCGTCGAGTCCTTAGAGACGATCGTCGAACACGCCGAAGAAGCAGATCGGGGGATCCAGGAAATCGACGACGCGACCGAAGATCAGGCACACACCGCTCAGCAGGTGATGACGATGGTCGACGACCTCGCGGCGATCAGCCAGCAGACGACCAGGGAGGCCGACACGGTGGCGTCGGCGGCCGACGAACAGACCGATTCGATCGCGGAGGTCTCTGAGTCGGCCGGTGAGTTACGCCAGCGATCCGACGAACTCGAGTCGCTACTCGCACGCTTCGAGGTCGATCGCTCCGGCGCCGATAACGCCCGGACGGCGACCGCAATGGAGGACTAA
- a CDS encoding protein kinase domain-containing protein: MADAGDHPSGDPFDPVREVMAEPSEATDSVPRLLGLLDTGEPTVRLAGTFGLCLVAVADPDSIPTIVTRLADRLEGEGRAEATVAYEYLVSQYPRRVDEVLRERDDSGQATPPGRGNDSTTDRDDVGRVRPPGVGAYDPRTVEPNRSVIDPADPQRHPEADEPDSPSNGPETAADDPSGPTPGRFRSEPTDRQQWNRLYERLSAIVDHSRFEDLMVLSGRTRDRYADVSRVLAVKDSAERAIALRLFHPPREDRDAFVADLSDALAEWRAVGDHSNIVTVFDVGDRPQPWAATEPIVETLADRAGRLEPPAAVSLAIDLADGLAYAHQHGVIHGGLDPENVALPGADETPETGALDNFALLGVYRWYVTPATCLDPRYAAPEYYDRRFGRIDHATDVYHLGAVLYRLLTGRPPFVGPFDAIRESVMQDEPPEPSSVADLPNRLDRIVTKAMGKHTLGRYETINDLRGDLARVHEELTTDAE, encoded by the coding sequence ATGGCGGACGCAGGTGACCACCCCAGTGGGGATCCGTTCGATCCAGTTCGGGAGGTCATGGCGGAGCCCTCGGAGGCGACCGACTCCGTGCCGAGGCTGTTGGGTCTTCTCGACACCGGGGAGCCGACGGTCCGGCTTGCCGGGACGTTCGGACTCTGTCTCGTGGCTGTCGCCGATCCCGATTCGATCCCGACTATCGTCACCCGTCTGGCCGATCGACTCGAGGGAGAGGGTCGCGCCGAAGCGACGGTCGCTTACGAGTACCTCGTTTCGCAGTATCCCCGTCGCGTCGACGAGGTACTGCGAGAGCGCGACGACTCCGGCCAAGCGACCCCTCCCGGTCGCGGGAACGACAGCACGACCGACAGAGACGACGTCGGTCGCGTTCGTCCGCCGGGGGTCGGCGCCTACGATCCGCGGACGGTCGAACCGAACCGGAGTGTCATCGATCCTGCTGATCCACAGCGCCACCCGGAGGCGGACGAGCCCGACTCCCCATCGAACGGACCGGAGACGGCGGCAGATGATCCGTCCGGGCCGACGCCGGGCAGATTCCGATCCGAGCCGACCGACAGACAGCAGTGGAACCGACTGTACGAGCGTCTCTCGGCGATCGTCGACCACAGCCGCTTCGAGGACCTGATGGTCCTCTCCGGACGGACGCGGGATCGGTACGCCGACGTCTCTCGCGTCCTTGCCGTGAAAGATTCTGCGGAACGTGCGATCGCGTTGCGACTGTTCCACCCTCCTCGTGAGGATCGAGACGCTTTCGTCGCGGATCTTTCAGACGCGCTGGCCGAGTGGCGGGCGGTCGGTGACCACTCGAACATCGTGACGGTGTTCGACGTCGGGGACCGTCCACAGCCTTGGGCGGCGACCGAGCCCATTGTCGAGACGCTGGCCGACCGGGCCGGGCGCCTGGAGCCACCCGCTGCCGTCTCGCTCGCGATCGACCTCGCCGATGGCCTGGCCTACGCCCACCAGCACGGCGTGATCCACGGCGGCCTCGATCCGGAGAACGTTGCTCTGCCCGGCGCTGACGAAACGCCGGAAACCGGCGCGCTGGACAACTTCGCCCTGCTGGGCGTCTACCGGTGGTACGTGACACCGGCGACTTGTCTCGACCCTCGCTATGCAGCCCCGGAGTACTACGACCGTCGCTTCGGCCGCATCGACCACGCCACGGACGTCTATCACCTTGGGGCGGTCCTCTATCGGCTCTTGACGGGCCGACCGCCGTTCGTCGGTCCCTTCGACGCGATACGGGAAAGCGTCATGCAGGACGAACCGCCGGAACCGTCGTCAGTGGCCGATCTCCCGAACAGACTGGATCGGATCGTCACCAAGGCAATGGGCAAACACACCCTGGGGCGATACGAAACAATCAATGATCTCCGGGGAGACCTGGCTCGCGTGCACGAGGAGTTGACTACGGATGCTGAGTGA